The nucleotide window ATGCGGGTGCCGAGCGGGGCCGACGAGACCGTGCCGAGCGCGATGATGACGATCTCGGCGGAGAGAATGAAGTCGGTGCGAATCGCGCCGGCGATCTTGTCCGTCTCGAGCGCAAGCAGAGCGGACTCCGAGTCCGCCGACGCCGCAACGAGGGCCTGCGCGTGGTCTTCGTGAGCCTTGTGGGGCTCCAACCACTTGTGCACGAGCTTCTCGACGCCTTCGAAACAAAGAAACGCGCCGCCGAGCATCAGGAGGGGGGTGACGAGGAACGGAGCCAGGGCGCTGATGGCCAGAGCCAGCGGCACCAGGATCAGCTTGTTGCGGACCGAACCTTTGGCCACCCGCCAAACCACCGGCAATTCACGGTGGGCGCGGACCCCTGCGACTTGCTGCGCGTTTAGAGCCAGATCATCGCCGAGCACCCCGGCCGTCTGCTTCGCCGCGACTTTCGTCATCGTGGCGACGTCGTCGAGGATCGTCGCGATGTCGTCGAGGAGAGTGAGGAGGCTGGCGCCAGGCATGGGCTCGTTAAGGGGCGACGCACAGGGAGCGGCGTCGGTGTCGCGTCGGTTCTGCCAGATCCTGCGTCACGCGGAAAGGGGCGTCGCACAAGTTTCGAAAGCACGCGGACCCGTTCCCCCCCGCGCCCGCCCTCACGGGTGGGGGAGCGCTTCGAGGGACTCGGAATGGGGAACATCCCTGTCGAGCGCGGCGGCGAGGCTCCTCAGACTCCAGGGCTGGGTGACCACGGCGTGGGCATGGCCGGAGGCCACCGCCAGGTGCGGGAGGGAGTGATGCCTCAGCCCCGAAACCAAGAGCCGGCGGGCCGAGGGGCGGGTCTCGGCAATGGATTCGAGCACGGCCTTTTTTTGTTCCGGCTCCATGTGGCCGTCCACGATCACGATGGCGAAGGCTTGCTCCGGATCTTCCAGCCAGTCCGCGGCCTCTTGAGCGCTGGCGGCCGCGGCGGTCTCGATCCCCAGCGCCTTGAGGTCCCGCATGAAGGCACGGCGGGTGAGCTCCGTTTCGTGAACCACCAGAGCACGCACGCGGGCGTGCCCCAGTTGCCGTTCGATCGTCTCGATGACCACATCCTGAAGAGCGTCCTCGACGTCGGCGGGCACGTTCGAGAAGCGCATGGCGTAGGAGGGCAAAGCACGTTCTGGGGTGTTGATTTCGCGGAGCACGCGCCCCTCCACCTCGACGGGCCTGCGATCCTCGAGATGCAGTTTGAGCCGCACCACGTCGCCTCGGTGCAGGCGCTGGGGACCCAGGAGCAGGGCCCCACTT belongs to Myxococcales bacterium and includes:
- a CDS encoding PilZ domain-containing protein: MGDSERRKFPRGAVAGTATVVATGHWVGLYACENLSASGALLLGPQRLHRGDVVRLKLHLEDRRPVEVEGRVLREINTPERALPSYAMRFSNVPADVEDALQDVVIETIERQLGHARVRALVVHETELTRRAFMRDLKALGIETAAAASAQEAADWLEDPEQAFAIVIVDGHMEPEQKKAVLESIAETRPSARRLLVSGLRHHSLPHLAVASGHAHAVVTQPWSLRSLAAALDRDVPHSESLEALPHP
- a CDS encoding DUF808 domain-containing protein, which translates into the protein MPGASLLTLLDDIATILDDVATMTKVAAKQTAGVLGDDLALNAQQVAGVRAHRELPVVWRVAKGSVRNKLILVPLALAISALAPFLVTPLLMLGGAFLCFEGVEKLVHKWLEPHKAHEDHAQALVAASADSESALLALETDKIAGAIRTDFILSAEIVIIALGTVSSAPLGTRISVLFVVAALMTVGVYGLVAGIVKMDDAGAYLMRPRAGKPASGVAAWTGAALVHAAPWLMKGLAVAGTIAMFLVGGGILSHGIAPLHHAFETWSASARHVSTVGAVLSPLLALLLDALLGVVTGAILVTVVVGARRFVRPKAP